In Parasegetibacter sp. NRK P23, a single genomic region encodes these proteins:
- the dcd gene encoding dCTP deaminase, with product MILSDKRILEEIAKGTILIEPYDRSSLGSNSYDVHLGKYLATYKDTELDARKHNTIEHFEIPEEGIVLLPNVLYLGVTEEYTETHAHVPFLEGKSSTGRLGIDIHATAGKGDVGFCGNWTLEISVKQPVRVYHGMPVGQLIYFPVEGEIEVKYNQKQNAKYSGQPNRPVESMMWKNKF from the coding sequence ATGATTTTATCTGATAAGCGCATCCTGGAAGAAATAGCGAAAGGCACCATTTTAATTGAACCCTACGACAGGAGCAGCCTGGGAAGCAATTCCTACGACGTGCACCTGGGCAAATACCTGGCCACGTACAAGGACACAGAACTGGATGCCCGCAAACACAATACCATCGAACATTTCGAAATTCCTGAAGAAGGAATTGTACTGTTACCGAACGTGCTATACCTCGGCGTAACCGAAGAATACACGGAAACGCACGCGCATGTCCCCTTCCTGGAAGGAAAATCTTCTACAGGACGACTTGGCATAGATATCCACGCCACTGCGGGCAAGGGCGATGTGGGCTTCTGCGGCAACTGGACCCTGGAAATTTCCGTGAAACAACCGGTGCGCGTATACCATGGAATGCCCGTTGGTCAACTCATTTACTTCCCCGTTGAAGGTGAGATTGAAGTAAAATACAACCAGAAACAAAATGCGAAGTACAGCGGTCAGCCCAACCGTCCCGTGGAAAGTATGATGTGGAAGAATAAGTTCTAA
- a CDS encoding 4'-phosphopantetheinyl transferase superfamily protein, whose amino-acid sequence MPLILIKEPRQETKLAVWEIAEEETFFQRKASVQREIAHPQKRLQHLAGRYLLKELFPDFPAHEIAVAPTRKPFLPGDAFHFSISHCANLAAVVVSRDRRVGVDVEKITEKTVKLKGKFLDADARGHFDAWVKKAAALPFFHGDPEALCATLIWSAKEAMFKWYGLGNVDFRQQMLVRSLSFQDDGKVLMDGVFMLEQPFPLKLHGLVLGEEVLVWTIS is encoded by the coding sequence ATGCCACTGATACTCATTAAAGAACCTCGGCAGGAAACAAAGCTCGCGGTGTGGGAAATTGCGGAGGAAGAAACATTTTTCCAGCGGAAAGCTTCCGTACAGCGGGAGATCGCGCACCCGCAGAAGCGTTTGCAGCACCTTGCCGGGCGCTACCTGCTGAAAGAACTTTTCCCTGATTTTCCAGCCCACGAAATCGCTGTGGCGCCCACACGAAAGCCTTTTTTACCAGGTGATGCTTTTCATTTTTCCATTTCTCATTGCGCCAACCTGGCCGCCGTAGTGGTAAGCCGGGATAGGAGGGTGGGGGTTGATGTGGAAAAGATCACGGAGAAAACCGTAAAGCTGAAAGGTAAATTTCTGGATGCCGATGCCCGCGGTCACTTTGATGCCTGGGTGAAAAAAGCCGCGGCATTACCGTTTTTTCACGGTGATCCTGAAGCATTGTGCGCCACATTAATCTGGAGTGCCAAAGAGGCCATGTTCAAATGGTATGGACTGGGCAACGTGGACTTCAGGCAACAAATGCTGGTGCGCTCCCTTTCTTTCCAGGACGATGGCAAGGTGCTTATGGACGGCGTTTTTATGTTGGAACAGCCATTCCCGCTGAAACTGCATGGCCTTGTACTGGGCGAAGAAGTACTGGTATGGACGATCTCCTGA
- a CDS encoding Smr/MutS family protein, translated as MKYEVGDQIIVLHSNEEGRVIEIMNEKMVMIEVRGVKFPAYTDQIDFPYFKRFTEKKLFPEAPKKKVFIDDVPREKKKTTAPREATGVWLAFLPVFRTDEFGDDYVTTLKIHLQNNSPYDLQFTYKLEGHSDTVFELKNQVAAFHDFYLHDVPFEDMNDNPQFWFEFSLSKPIVRKAPYFEAAHKMKAKQLFAKIEQLKEKGEALFAHQLFADYPDRSAEDHAPDLPASAAFDLGKLSASGFKITNKKSRGAENVQTTIDLHIEKLREDWKSMGKGEILDYQLRTFEKHLDKVYMHHLPQLTVIHGVGTGKLKDEIHEILKHRKDVKHFVHQYHPWYGYGATEVYFKF; from the coding sequence ATGAAATATGAAGTTGGCGACCAGATTATAGTGCTGCACTCCAATGAAGAAGGCAGGGTGATTGAGATCATGAACGAAAAAATGGTGATGATTGAAGTGCGTGGCGTGAAGTTCCCCGCCTATACCGACCAGATCGATTTTCCTTATTTCAAGCGGTTCACCGAGAAAAAACTTTTCCCGGAAGCGCCCAAAAAAAAGGTATTCATAGATGATGTGCCGCGCGAAAAGAAGAAAACCACCGCACCGCGTGAAGCCACCGGCGTATGGCTCGCCTTCCTGCCCGTTTTCCGTACCGACGAATTCGGCGACGACTATGTGACCACCCTGAAAATTCACCTGCAGAACAATTCCCCTTACGACCTGCAGTTCACGTACAAACTGGAAGGCCACTCCGATACTGTTTTTGAACTCAAAAACCAGGTGGCTGCATTCCACGATTTTTACCTGCATGATGTGCCGTTCGAGGACATGAACGATAACCCGCAGTTCTGGTTCGAGTTCTCCCTCAGCAAACCGATCGTGCGCAAGGCGCCGTATTTTGAAGCCGCGCATAAAATGAAAGCGAAACAGCTTTTCGCGAAGATTGAACAGCTGAAAGAAAAAGGAGAAGCCCTGTTCGCGCACCAACTCTTCGCCGATTACCCCGACCGCAGCGCGGAGGACCATGCACCCGATCTCCCCGCTTCAGCCGCTTTTGACCTGGGCAAACTTTCCGCCTCTGGCTTTAAAATCACCAACAAAAAAAGCAGGGGCGCCGAAAACGTTCAAACCACGATAGACCTGCACATTGAGAAACTCCGGGAAGACTGGAAATCGATGGGTAAAGGAGAAATCCTCGACTACCAGTTACGGACATTCGAAAAGCACCTCGACAAAGTATATATGCACCACCTCCCCCAGCTCACGGTAATACACGGCGTGGGGACCGGAAAGCTGAAAGATGAGATCCATGAGATACTCAAACACCGGAAAGATGTGAAACACTTTGTGCACCAGTACCATCCCTGGTACGGTTATGGCGCAACGGAAGTTTATTTCAAGTTTTAA
- a CDS encoding SDR family oxidoreductase, producing the protein MSNDLSAAGAASPSMLQFSLKDKVILVTGATGVLGEAFVRAIAEAGGTVVLLGRNAAVAKERTDLLVSQGYKAGYRVCDVLNQEALETVAEKVLSEYGAIHGLVNGAGGNKPGAVIMPDQDLFSLDVPALQEVFNLNLFGTVLPSMVFGKHIAAAGGGSIVNISSIAAQQVLTRVLGYSLAKGAVDNFTRWMSVELALRKYNNTRVNAIAPGFFLAEQNRKLLLNDDGTLTPRGQAVISNTPYGRFGNPNELTGALVWLLSDASAFVTGEIIRVDGGFGAWSGV; encoded by the coding sequence ATGTCTAACGATCTATCTGCGGCAGGAGCCGCTTCTCCATCCATGCTTCAGTTCTCTTTAAAGGATAAAGTGATTTTAGTTACAGGTGCCACAGGCGTACTGGGCGAAGCATTCGTACGGGCCATCGCCGAAGCCGGTGGCACCGTGGTGTTGCTTGGCAGGAATGCGGCCGTGGCGAAAGAAAGAACGGACCTGCTGGTTTCCCAGGGATATAAAGCCGGCTATCGTGTTTGTGACGTCCTGAACCAGGAGGCGCTGGAAACTGTTGCGGAAAAAGTATTGTCTGAATATGGCGCTATCCATGGATTGGTAAACGGAGCGGGCGGTAACAAACCCGGCGCGGTGATCATGCCCGACCAGGACCTGTTCTCCCTGGACGTTCCCGCTTTGCAGGAAGTATTCAACCTGAATCTTTTCGGTACGGTACTGCCTTCTATGGTGTTCGGAAAGCACATCGCCGCGGCAGGCGGGGGCAGCATCGTCAACATCTCTTCCATTGCGGCGCAGCAGGTGCTTACCCGCGTACTGGGTTATTCCCTGGCGAAGGGCGCCGTGGATAATTTCACCCGCTGGATGAGTGTGGAACTCGCCTTGCGCAAATACAACAATACAAGGGTGAACGCCATCGCCCCGGGCTTTTTCCTGGCGGAACAGAACAGGAAATTGCTCCTGAATGATGACGGAACGCTTACGCCGCGCGGACAAGCCGTTATTTCCAATACACCATACGGGCGTTTCGGTAATCCGAATGAACTTACGGGCGCGTTGGTATGGTTGCTGAGCGACGCATCCGCCTTCGTAACCGGGGAAATCATCCGCGTGGATGGTGGCTTCGGTGCATGGTCCGGCGTTTAA
- a CDS encoding DUF3307 domain-containing protein, with amino-acid sequence MDEKYTWLIKLILAHLLTDFLLQPKQWIDSRNAKHFAAPHLYLHALVTAAMAWLLTGAKHWDVALFIFVTHAVIDGWKSYQKQNAVVFVADQALHFIMLMIAWCYVFFTPQSIVETLYQLGENNRFWIVVTSLVLLSTPTGILIGQLTKKWRNRIPDAESLANAGKWIGIIERIIIFLLVIKGEFGAVGLLIAAKSLLRFSEKGRPLYEKSNPMEAKTEYLLIGSLLSLGIALLIGLIAHSLLYGTSF; translated from the coding sequence ATGGACGAAAAATACACCTGGCTCATCAAGCTTATCCTTGCACACCTGCTCACCGATTTCCTGCTGCAGCCCAAACAGTGGATCGACAGCCGCAACGCCAAACATTTCGCGGCCCCCCATTTATACCTTCATGCACTGGTAACCGCCGCCATGGCCTGGCTGCTCACCGGCGCGAAGCACTGGGATGTAGCCCTGTTCATTTTTGTGACACATGCGGTTATTGATGGCTGGAAATCTTACCAAAAGCAGAACGCAGTGGTATTTGTTGCCGACCAGGCGCTTCATTTCATCATGCTTATGATAGCATGGTGTTATGTTTTTTTCACGCCGCAAAGTATAGTGGAAACATTGTATCAACTGGGAGAAAATAACCGGTTCTGGATCGTGGTTACCTCACTGGTACTACTCTCCACCCCAACGGGTATCCTGATCGGCCAGCTTACCAAGAAATGGCGCAACCGGATACCTGATGCGGAAAGCCTGGCCAATGCGGGTAAATGGATCGGTATCATTGAAAGGATCATCATCTTCCTGTTGGTGATCAAAGGTGAATTCGGAGCGGTGGGCCTGCTCATTGCCGCGAAAAGTTTGTTGCGCTTTTCTGAAAAAGGAAGGCCCTTGTATGAAAAGAGCAACCCGATGGAAGCGAAAACAGAGTATTTGCTGATTGGCTCGTTGCTGAGCCTGGGCATTGCCCTGCTCATCGGCTTGATCGCCCATAGCCTTTTATATGGCACCAGTTTCTAA
- a CDS encoding winged helix-turn-helix transcriptional regulator, producing the protein MKSAIVTGDIVQSSSLTAEQEATLLEQLHAITGTKNKLEFYRGDSFQAYFPEAADALDWTLRARAAARSIPAPDASMPLSDIRASIGIGTVETPFQSLGTAKGTAFLLSGRQFDHMVKEEKRLGIFTGEEDRKTQLLFELIARYADGLFNELTSKQSEVIFEMLGHTTQQEISERLNKSQPTINRQLKAAKWQEIAQLLNDYKQVVTLA; encoded by the coding sequence ATGAAAAGCGCCATAGTTACCGGTGATATTGTACAATCCTCCTCCCTTACTGCGGAGCAGGAAGCCACTTTATTGGAACAACTTCACGCGATAACCGGGACAAAAAACAAACTGGAGTTTTACCGTGGAGACAGCTTCCAGGCCTACTTCCCGGAGGCGGCAGACGCGCTGGACTGGACGCTGAGGGCCAGGGCCGCGGCAAGAAGTATCCCGGCACCGGATGCTTCGATGCCCCTCTCGGATATCCGGGCCAGCATTGGCATTGGCACGGTGGAAACACCGTTTCAATCGCTGGGCACGGCGAAAGGAACCGCGTTTCTGTTATCCGGACGGCAGTTTGATCACATGGTGAAGGAAGAAAAAAGGCTCGGTATTTTCACCGGGGAGGAAGACAGAAAAACACAGTTACTATTTGAGCTCATCGCACGGTATGCCGATGGACTTTTCAACGAACTCACCAGCAAACAATCGGAAGTAATCTTTGAAATGCTGGGCCATACCACCCAACAGGAAATATCGGAGCGGTTGAACAAGTCGCAGCCCACCATTAACCGGCAGCTTAAAGCAGCCAAGTGGCAGGAGATCGCTCAATTGCTGAACGACTATAAACAAGTAGTAACTTTAGCCTAA
- the plsX gene encoding phosphate acyltransferase PlsX: protein MNIGIDMMGGDFAPLEAVKALKLYLSESTTPANLFLIGDQDKFLPMLSEEGLDATQFKIVHAPQVIEMNEHPTKALKEKQQSSIAIGFYLLSNGKIDAFISAGNTGAMLVGTMYTIKAIEGVLRPTIATIIPKENGGTGLLLDVGINADCKPENLQQFGVLGALYAKHVLGIEAPRVGLVNIGEEEGKGNLLAQAAYPLLKETTSINFVGNIEGRDIFQDKSDVMVCEGFTGNVILKMAESLYDLAQARQLKDAYFDRFNFEIYGGTPVLGVSKPVIIGHGISHALAFKNMILLSEKMIESQLPEKIKSAFQSVNT from the coding sequence ATGAACATCGGAATAGATATGATGGGCGGTGATTTCGCCCCACTTGAAGCCGTTAAGGCACTTAAGCTGTACTTATCTGAATCGACAACTCCGGCAAACCTGTTTCTGATTGGCGACCAGGATAAATTCCTGCCCATGCTCTCAGAAGAAGGCCTGGATGCGACGCAGTTCAAGATTGTACACGCACCCCAGGTTATAGAAATGAACGAACACCCCACCAAAGCGCTGAAGGAAAAGCAACAGTCCTCCATCGCCATCGGGTTCTACCTTCTTTCCAATGGTAAGATAGACGCTTTCATCAGCGCCGGAAACACCGGCGCAATGCTTGTTGGTACCATGTATACCATCAAAGCCATTGAAGGCGTACTCCGCCCCACTATCGCCACCATCATCCCCAAAGAAAACGGTGGTACCGGTTTGCTGCTCGATGTGGGCATCAATGCCGATTGTAAGCCGGAAAACCTCCAGCAGTTCGGTGTACTGGGCGCACTCTACGCCAAACACGTGCTGGGCATTGAAGCGCCCCGCGTTGGACTGGTGAACATTGGCGAAGAAGAAGGCAAGGGCAACCTGCTCGCGCAAGCCGCTTATCCCCTTTTAAAAGAAACAACTTCCATCAACTTTGTCGGGAACATTGAAGGACGCGATATTTTCCAGGACAAAAGTGATGTAATGGTGTGTGAAGGATTCACCGGTAATGTGATCCTTAAAATGGCGGAATCCCTCTACGACCTGGCGCAGGCCCGTCAACTGAAAGACGCGTACTTCGACCGCTTCAATTTCGAAATTTACGGCGGGACCCCGGTACTGGGCGTTTCCAAACCCGTGATCATCGGACACGGCATCTCCCATGCGCTCGCTTTCAAAAACATGATCCTCCTCTCCGAGAAGATGATCGAATCCCAACTCCCGGAAAAAATAAAATCCGCTTTCCAGTCGGTGAACACCTAG
- a CDS encoding LacI family DNA-binding transcriptional regulator — MKKAVTIVEIAKLLKMSVSTVSKALNDHPAIGALTKERVKAKAKELNYIPNQAARFFQQKKSFQLGVIMPSLRDQFYVEAVSGMEAVARQNNYITLLCQSHEDPDRERDLVKTMLLQRVDGVIITVTKQTRDFDHIRQLEQVGIPVVYFVRVPDTDAIYSVSNNVFEAAKDATRFLISRGHTKLGHLMGPDNLVTSVERCEGFKAALAEAGITLQTGWIQSSDLSRSGTETAFGKMMRVAEPPTAVLAFKDHVALDALALGHPSVEFVGFGNSPSFRYMNYPLVASVEEHPYGLGEKAMDQLLKLMEAEAQDKIPAVERSIRNKCELVVYHK; from the coding sequence ATGAAAAAAGCCGTTACCATAGTTGAGATCGCGAAGCTGTTGAAAATGTCGGTTTCAACTGTGTCTAAGGCCCTGAACGACCATCCGGCCATCGGCGCCCTTACCAAAGAAAGAGTAAAGGCGAAGGCGAAGGAACTGAATTATATTCCGAACCAGGCTGCACGTTTTTTCCAACAAAAGAAATCGTTTCAACTGGGCGTGATCATGCCTTCATTGCGCGACCAGTTTTATGTGGAAGCCGTAAGCGGCATGGAAGCCGTGGCAAGGCAAAACAATTACATTACACTGCTCTGCCAGTCGCACGAGGACCCCGACCGGGAACGCGACCTGGTAAAAACGATGTTACTGCAACGCGTGGATGGGGTGATCATCACCGTGACCAAACAAACCCGTGATTTTGACCATATCCGGCAGTTGGAGCAGGTAGGCATCCCCGTTGTATATTTTGTACGGGTGCCTGATACTGATGCCATTTACTCTGTTTCCAACAATGTGTTTGAGGCCGCGAAGGATGCGACACGCTTCCTGATCTCGCGTGGTCATACCAAACTTGGACATCTTATGGGGCCAGACAACCTGGTGACCAGTGTTGAACGCTGTGAAGGGTTTAAAGCTGCGCTGGCGGAAGCGGGCATTACACTGCAAACGGGATGGATACAATCTTCGGACCTGAGCCGTTCCGGAACGGAAACCGCGTTCGGGAAGATGATGCGTGTGGCGGAGCCGCCAACAGCGGTACTTGCGTTCAAGGACCATGTGGCGCTAGATGCGCTGGCGCTGGGCCATCCTTCCGTGGAATTTGTCGGCTTCGGCAACTCCCCTTCTTTCCGGTATATGAATTACCCGTTGGTGGCCTCCGTAGAGGAGCACCCTTACGGCCTGGGCGAAAAAGCTATGGATCAGTTACTTAAGCTGATGGAGGCTGAAGCGCAGGACAAAATCCCCGCTGTAGAACGCAGCATCAGGAACAAATGTGAACTGGTTGTTTACCACAAGTAA
- a CDS encoding CPBP family intramembrane glutamic endopeptidase, giving the protein MHDILGYIQDYWKNTDKLLLALVTVFTGLIVFINYRWQLDAHLSRWQGFSRWAGYTILYSVTYGLPFLLCIACHTMKVPLVPLAGLVLVIAALFAFKVSSTTILSSLETLFKEHNPVYWSRILNTPLKLLLLTIAMWLVWRYLKAGNPVLGLSYPENKHIYAYLIMLGIMVPLIAVAAMLPSFIDYYPKFSKLPLPESGFRRIWMIFLYELSYATDFIGIELFFRGLLAIGMVHFAGPMAILPMAAFYCSIHFGKPLGECISSFLGGLLLGIIAWRTKSIAGGLFIHIGIAWLMEIAGYLGNRLK; this is encoded by the coding sequence ATGCACGACATTCTTGGCTATATCCAGGACTACTGGAAAAATACCGACAAGTTATTACTGGCGCTGGTTACCGTATTCACGGGCCTGATCGTATTCATCAATTACAGGTGGCAACTGGATGCACACTTATCGCGCTGGCAGGGATTTTCCCGTTGGGCTGGCTATACTATATTGTATAGCGTTACGTATGGTTTACCTTTCCTTTTGTGCATCGCCTGCCATACCATGAAAGTTCCTTTGGTTCCGCTTGCCGGACTGGTATTGGTGATCGCGGCGTTGTTCGCTTTCAAGGTGAGTTCCACCACTATTCTTTCCTCACTGGAAACACTGTTTAAAGAGCATAATCCTGTGTATTGGTCCAGGATACTGAATACACCACTGAAGTTACTGCTCCTCACCATCGCCATGTGGCTGGTATGGCGCTACCTGAAAGCAGGCAATCCCGTACTGGGGCTCTCCTACCCCGAAAACAAGCATATTTACGCTTACCTTATTATGCTGGGGATCATGGTTCCGCTGATTGCGGTAGCCGCCATGCTTCCTTCTTTTATTGACTATTACCCCAAGTTCAGCAAACTTCCCCTGCCGGAGAGCGGCTTTCGCCGGATTTGGATGATTTTCCTGTATGAACTCAGTTATGCCACCGATTTTATCGGGATCGAACTCTTTTTCAGGGGACTGCTTGCAATAGGCATGGTGCATTTCGCCGGCCCAATGGCCATCCTACCCATGGCCGCTTTCTATTGTTCCATCCATTTCGGGAAGCCTTTGGGCGAATGCATCAGCTCTTTTTTAGGCGGCTTATTGCTGGGCATCATTGCCTGGCGCACCAAATCCATTGCCGGAGGACTATTTATACATATCGGGATCGCCTGGTTGATGGAAATTGCGGGATACCTGGGAAACAGGCTGAAATAG
- a CDS encoding DUF2130 domain-containing protein codes for MLNEIKCPNCGTPFQMEEAVAKEYKKELRGKMEEFVRSKNEEFRQKEELFLQKEKEMQQQTRQQEDLLRQKEKLWQEEARQKELQLKEQAELEKKQFAQQMEENMRRNITADFENRITLLQQEKMENEERLKEARKQQLEFMQKEEALRRKEEELEISVQKKLQEERSRIAEDIRQLEEQKNAARETEFQLRLKELEKQLDDQKKLAEEMKRRAEQGSMQLQGEIQELALEALLRSAHPFDLVEEVGKGVRGADCIQVVRNNIGQECGRIIYESKRTKDFSNDWIEKLKSDMRSLKADIAIIVTQAMPKDMEGFGEKDGVWICNFHEIRSVSSLVRDGILRVAQAARSQENKGDKMHMLYDYLTSNEFAEQWKAIREGFLSMKLSIQRERDTMEKLWKAREKQLEKVLLNAAHFKGSIEGIAGQDIIDLKLLEEPEEAEE; via the coding sequence ATGCTGAATGAAATAAAATGTCCGAACTGCGGCACCCCATTCCAGATGGAAGAAGCGGTGGCAAAAGAATACAAGAAAGAATTGCGTGGCAAGATGGAGGAGTTCGTTCGTTCCAAAAATGAGGAATTCCGCCAGAAAGAGGAGTTGTTCCTGCAAAAAGAAAAAGAAATGCAGCAACAAACCCGGCAACAGGAAGATTTGCTGCGGCAGAAAGAAAAGCTTTGGCAGGAAGAAGCCCGGCAGAAAGAGTTGCAACTGAAAGAGCAGGCAGAACTGGAGAAAAAACAGTTCGCGCAGCAGATGGAGGAAAACATGCGCCGCAACATTACCGCTGATTTTGAGAACAGGATCACGCTGTTGCAGCAGGAAAAAATGGAGAACGAAGAAAGGTTGAAAGAAGCGCGCAAACAGCAACTGGAATTCATGCAGAAGGAAGAGGCCCTTCGCCGCAAGGAAGAAGAGCTTGAAATATCCGTTCAGAAAAAATTACAGGAAGAAAGGTCCCGCATCGCGGAAGATATCCGTCAACTGGAAGAACAGAAGAACGCCGCCCGCGAAACCGAGTTTCAACTCCGGTTGAAAGAATTGGAAAAACAACTGGACGACCAGAAAAAACTGGCGGAAGAAATGAAGCGAAGGGCCGAACAAGGTTCCATGCAACTCCAGGGTGAAATCCAGGAACTGGCGCTGGAAGCGCTTTTGCGATCAGCACATCCGTTCGACCTGGTAGAAGAAGTAGGCAAAGGCGTGCGTGGCGCGGACTGTATCCAGGTGGTGCGGAACAACATCGGGCAGGAATGCGGCCGCATCATTTATGAAAGCAAACGCACGAAAGATTTCTCCAACGACTGGATCGAAAAACTGAAAAGCGATATGCGTAGCCTTAAAGCCGATATCGCCATTATCGTGACCCAGGCCATGCCCAAAGACATGGAAGGCTTCGGAGAAAAAGACGGTGTATGGATCTGTAATTTCCACGAGATACGTTCTGTTTCTTCACTGGTACGCGATGGTATTTTACGCGTGGCGCAGGCCGCCCGCTCGCAGGAGAACAAAGGCGATAAAATGCACATGTTGTACGACTACCTCACCAGCAACGAATTCGCGGAACAATGGAAAGCGATCCGGGAAGGATTTTTATCCATGAAGCTGTCTATTCAACGCGAACGGGACACCATGGAAAAACTATGGAAAGCGCGGGAGAAACAACTGGAGAAAGTATTGCTGAACGCGGCCCATTTTAAAGGTTCCATTGAAGGGATCGCGGGGCAGGACATTATAGACCTGAAGCTATTGGAAGAACCCGAAGAAGCGGAGGAATAA
- a CDS encoding DUF177 domain-containing protein, whose translation MNSRREFEIAFVGLKPGFHEFQYEVTDKFFEQYKEQEFRNSRALVKLTLEKNTGFMMLKFEVGGSVEVNCDRCGNQLPMELWDEFNVLVKLVENPEEMNANGDDPDVYYISKTESHLHLSDWIYEFVNLSIPLQRMCGEDEIGGPHCNKEVLEMLKKMNAGNNQSTNPIWKDLDKFKNL comes from the coding sequence ATGAACAGCCGAAGGGAATTTGAGATCGCTTTTGTAGGATTGAAGCCCGGATTTCATGAGTTTCAGTACGAAGTAACAGACAAGTTCTTTGAGCAATATAAGGAACAGGAATTCAGGAACAGCCGCGCATTGGTGAAACTGACACTGGAAAAGAACACCGGTTTCATGATGCTGAAGTTTGAAGTGGGCGGTTCCGTGGAAGTGAATTGCGACCGTTGTGGGAACCAGCTTCCGATGGAATTGTGGGATGAATTCAATGTACTTGTAAAACTCGTGGAGAATCCTGAAGAGATGAACGCGAATGGAGATGATCCGGATGTATATTATATATCGAAAACGGAAAGTCACCTGCACCTCTCCGACTGGATCTATGAATTCGTTAACCTGAGCATTCCTCTACAGAGAATGTGCGGGGAAGACGAGATCGGCGGACCTCATTGCAATAAAGAAGTGTTGGAGATGCTGAAGAAGATGAACGCCGGAAACAATCAGTCAACGAACCCGATCTGGAAAGATCTGGATAAATTTAAAAACCTGTAA
- the rpmF gene encoding 50S ribosomal protein L32: MPNPKRRHSQQRSAKRRTHYKAEGATLSVDSTTGETHVRHRAHVSEGKLYYKGQLVSETAPIKK; this comes from the coding sequence ATGCCAAATCCGAAGCGCAGACATTCACAACAGCGTAGTGCTAAAAGAAGAACACATTACAAGGCGGAAGGTGCTACCCTGAGTGTAGACAGCACTACGGGCGAAACACACGTTCGCCACCGCGCACACGTGAGCGAAGGGAAGCTGTACTACAAAGGACAGCTGGTTTCTGAAACCGCTCCCATTAAAAAGTAA